One genomic window of Boudabousia tangfeifanii includes the following:
- a CDS encoding YraN family protein: MKADLLAQRVTNQEVGKIGEDIACRVLADNGWSIISRNWRCRYGEIDVIAVKGQEISFIEVKTRRGKSHGSGIQAIDPRKLNRIRKLARLWLQSSSDFFTQINIDALEVQLHDDLSSKVRYFREVA; this comes from the coding sequence TTGAAAGCAGATTTATTAGCACAAAGAGTTACGAACCAGGAAGTTGGCAAGATCGGAGAAGATATTGCTTGCCGAGTATTGGCTGACAATGGATGGTCGATTATCAGTCGTAATTGGCGTTGCCGTTATGGCGAAATCGATGTGATTGCCGTTAAAGGTCAAGAAATTAGCTTTATTGAAGTAAAGACCAGACGTGGAAAATCGCATGGTAGTGGGATCCAAGCAATCGACCCACGAAAGCTAAATCGGATCCGGAAACTTGCTCGGCTTTGGCTGCAAAGCAGCAGCGACTTTTTCACACAAATAAATATCGATGCCCTCGAAGTGCAGCTTCACGATGATCTGAGTTCTAAAGTACGTTATTTTCGTGAGGTAGCCTGA